The DNA window TCGATGCTGCCGACCAGCATGTCGGCGAGGCCGATGGCGAAGCTGGAGGTGGCGTAGAGAAAGGCGACCTGGTGGAAGTCCCAGCCACCGAGGCTGCGGGTGTGGTGGAACATCACCGCGATGATCAGGAAGTCCATGGTGGTCATGCAGACATTGCCGATGGTCATCATGGCGAACGAGGCGCGGTACGCCATCGCGGAGCGCACCCACATCGCGGCGGTCATCCACCAGACGCGCAGCGCCCAGCCGACCCTCCCAGGCATCTTCTCCGAGCCCGAGCCCGAACCCGAATCCCAGCCCGCACCCGCACCCGCACCGGAGACCGGAGCCGCTGTCTCAGCCACCCTGGACCACCACCCTCCGAGCGGCCCCGCGCTGCACGGCCCGTCCGGCGGCCAGCAGCAGCACCGCCCAGAGCAGCTGGAAGCCGAGCCCGGCGGCCAGCCCCTGGCCGGTGCGCCGTTCCAGCAGCACATCGGTGGGGATCTGCACCATCGCCGACCAGGGCAGCACCCGCGCCAGCTCGCCCAGCGCCCCGGGGAAGAGGGTGATCGGGAGCAGCATGCCGGAGAGGAACATGCCCGCGATGGTCACCATCGACCGCACCCCGTCGGCGTCCAGCAGCCAGAAGCCGGTGAGGGAGACCAGATAGCGGATGGCGAAGCTGACCAGGACGGCAAGGCCGACGGAGAGCAGGAACGCCGCCCAGGTGCCCGCGTTCCGGGGCAGCCGCAGGTGGAAGGCGAGCGCGCCGACGGTCAGCGGCGCCGCACCCCGGGTGAGCAGCTGGAAGCCGGCTCGGCCCAGGTCACCGGCCAGCCACCAGGACTGGAGGTCGACGGGCCGGTAGAGGTCGATGGCGATGTCGCCGTTGCGGATCCGGGCCTGCAGGTCGTCCTGGAAGCCGCCGCCCCAGATGGCGACGGTGGCCAGCAGCGCCTGGCTGGTCCAGATGTAGGTGACGGCGGCCGAGGTGTCGTATCCGCCGAGTCCGGGCCGGGCGTTCCAGAGGGCGATGTAGGTGTAGGTGAGGATGAAGCCGAAGACGCTGTTGGTGAAGATGCCCGCGAAGGTCGCGGCCCGGTAGGTGGAGTAGCGGCGGAAGGAGCCGCTGGCGATGGATCCGTAGAGCGTCAGCTGCACGGGGAGGCCTTCCTGTCAGGCGGTTCCGAATATGTCGACTTGTCGACAGCGGGATGGACCGACCGCGTCCGGGCACGCCGAATCGGCCCCGTCCCGGAGCCCCCCGGGGGTCCGGGGGCTGGGGCGGAGCCTGCACAGGGCTCGGTATGCGGTTGTACTCCGCAGCGTAGCGACGCCGGTCACGCTCGGCATCCATGTTTCGGGCATCCATATTCCGTACGGCGACCGCGAATCAAGTGACTCGCCTCACAGACACCGTCACAGGATCGCCACAAACTGGGCCGGAGGCGTGCCGTCAGGGCAATCGGTACCGATGATGCGAAAGTGTGGCTGGCAGCGGCGAACGTTTCCGGCGGCCACGCACGCCAGGACATGACAGCCAACAGGAGCCACGAGCAGGAGCCATGAGCGAGGAGACAAAGAGCGCCGCCCGACGTGCCCGCAAGCGGGCCGCCCGAGCGGCGCGCAGGGCCAGGCGCACGGGCTGGAGGCGCCTGCTGCCGACCTGGCGGATGCTCCTCGGCTCGTTCTTCATGCTGGTGCTGATCGGCGCCGGGGCGTTCATCTTCCTGTACCTGACCGTGCCGGTGCCCAACCCCAACACGCAGGCCGTCGCCCAGAGCAACATCTACTACTACTCCGACGGCAAGACCGAGTTGGGCCGTACCGGCGAGGTCAACAGGGAGTCCATCCCGCTCGCCCAGATCCCGTTGGACACCCAGCACGCCGTGGTCTCCGCCGAGGACCGCTCCTTCTACAAGAACAAGGGCGTCGATGTGAAGGGCTCCCTGCGGGCCGTTCTCAACACCGTCACCGGCAAGGGCACCCAGGGCGGCTCCACCATCACCCAGCAGTACGTCAAGAACTACTACCTGACGCAGGAGCAGACCGTCTCCCGCAAGGTCAAGGAGATCTTCATCGCGCTCAAGGTCGACCAGACCGAGAGCAAGTCGGAGATCCTCGACGGCTACCTCAACACCAGCTACTTCGGCCGCAACGCCTACGGCATCCAGGCTGCCGCCCACGCCTACTACGGCAGGGACGCCTCCAGGCTCACCACCGAGCAGGGCGCCTACCTCGCCGCGCTGCTCCAGGCGCCCAGCCAGTACGACGTCAGGAACGCCACCCCCGCCAACCGCCAGGCCGCCATCGCCCGCTGGAACTACGTCCTGGACGGCATGGTCACCGAGGGCTGGCTCACCCCGGCGCGGCGCGCGGCGATGACGTTCCCCCAGCCGATCGAGCCCGGGCCCACCCAGGGCGTCGGCGGGCAGGCCGGCTATCTGATCGAGATCGCCAAGGACTACCTGCTCAAGAACAAGATCATCGACGAGGCCACCCTCCAGGCCGGCGGCTGGAAGATCACCACCACCTTCGACAAGGCGAAGCAGGACGCCTTTGTCACCGCCGTGAAGACCGAACTCACCGACGAGCTCAACCCCAGGAGCCGACCCGGGACGGACACCGACGTCCGGGTCGCCGGCGCCTCCGTCGACCCCACCACCGGCAGGATCGTCGCGGTCTACGGCGGCCCCGACTACGCCACCCAGCCGTTCAACGACGCCATCCGCCAGGACAACGCCATCGGCTCCACCTTCAAGACCTTCGACCTGGCCGCAGGGCTGGAAGGCGACCACACCACCCAGGACGGCCGCCGCATCACCACCCAGACCAGCTACGACGGCACCAGCCGCCGCGCGGTCGTCGGCGGCCCCGGCCACTATGCG is part of the Peterkaempfera bronchialis genome and encodes:
- a CDS encoding ABC transporter permease, with translation MTLYGSIASGSFRRYSTYRAATFAGIFTNSVFGFILTYTYIALWNARPGLGGYDTSAAVTYIWTSQALLATVAIWGGGFQDDLQARIRNGDIAIDLYRPVDLQSWWLAGDLGRAGFQLLTRGAAPLTVGALAFHLRLPRNAGTWAAFLLSVGLAVLVSFAIRYLVSLTGFWLLDADGVRSMVTIAGMFLSGMLLPITLFPGALGELARVLPWSAMVQIPTDVLLERRTGQGLAAGLGFQLLWAVLLLAAGRAVQRGAARRVVVQGG
- a CDS encoding transglycosylase domain-containing protein: MSEETKSAARRARKRAARAARRARRTGWRRLLPTWRMLLGSFFMLVLIGAGAFIFLYLTVPVPNPNTQAVAQSNIYYYSDGKTELGRTGEVNRESIPLAQIPLDTQHAVVSAEDRSFYKNKGVDVKGSLRAVLNTVTGKGTQGGSTITQQYVKNYYLTQEQTVSRKVKEIFIALKVDQTESKSEILDGYLNTSYFGRNAYGIQAAAHAYYGRDASRLTTEQGAYLAALLQAPSQYDVRNATPANRQAAIARWNYVLDGMVTEGWLTPARRAAMTFPQPIEPGPTQGVGGQAGYLIEIAKDYLLKNKIIDEATLQAGGWKITTTFDKAKQDAFVTAVKTELTDELNPRSRPGTDTDVRVAGASVDPTTGRIVAVYGGPDYATQPFNDAIRQDNAIGSTFKTFDLAAGLEGDHTTQDGRRITTQTSYDGTSRRAVVGGPGHYAPPNEDDVDYGTISLRYAMMKSVNSVYAQEAVDAGLQNVRDTAVALGIPSGVDGMDPSNNSMALGTATPSALDMAGAYATLANHGKRIAPWAVQKLERDGTSTDLPSHTSSEAISRGTADAVTSVLQDVVSARGTGYAALALDRPAAGKTGTTDSNLSAWFAGYTPQLATAVGIFREDAKTHAKLSLNGTAGLARINGGAFPTEIWTAYMKGALKGTPVADFELAPSNGNSGPPVVASSPAPNPSGSSSAGPSPSSTPSRPGGSPSQPPSPGSESPAGSPPPSSPSTDGGLIGDLGGDIPGTGSTPGGGGGTGGAGGTGDGGTGSDTGSAPGAGVGDSPGSHPITPQ